In Actinoplanes lobatus, the DNA window ATACGGCGACCTGGCAGGACAAGGTCGCCATCGCGGAGGCCGCCGGCGACGAGAAGGCCGCCAAGCAGGCTGCCAAGATCAACGACTTCCTGCTGCCGCTGGTCAAGGGCGTGGGCTCCGAGCGGGCGTACGAGCTGCTCGGTGCCGAGTCGCTGCAGACCTTCGGTGGTTCCGGCTTCCTCCAGGACTACCCGCTGGAGCAGTACGTCCGGGACGCGAAGATCGACACCCTGTACGAGGGCACGACCGCGATCCAGAGCCTCGACCTGATCTTCCGCAAGATCGTCAAGGACAACGGTCAGGCGCTCGGCGTGCTGGCCGCCGAGATCCAGGGCTTCGTCGAGAGCGAGGCCGGCAACGGTCAGCTCAAGGACGAGCGGCTCGGCCTCGGCAAGGCGCTCGTCGAGATGCAGAACATCCTCGGCATCACGCTGGGCTGGCTGCAGGCGGTCGGCAACGGCGAGGCCCGCGAGCTCTACAAGATCGGCCTGAGCTCCCGCCGGATCCTGCTCGCCCTCGGTGACGTGGTCCTCGCGTGGCTGCTGCTGCGCCAGGCCGAGGTCGCCCTGAACGCCCTGAACGGCGAGGTCTCCGAGGCGGACAAGAAGTTCTACACCGGCAAGGTGGCCGCGGCCCGGTTCTTCGTACGGGAGATCCTGCCGCGGATCGGCGCCGACCGCCGGATCATCGAGAACACCACCCTCGACCTGATGGACCTGGACGAGGACGCGTTCTGATCAAGCTTTTCCCACTCTCCTGAAAAAAGACGAGAGCCTGGCGGACAACGACGTCCGCCAGGCTCTCGTTTTTTGGTCGAAGGGTCTACACGGGACGTGGTGATCTGGTTCGCGACCCGAGCTCAGGCCCGCGGGGTGAGCCCCGCCAATCAACGCCGGGCCGGCTCTGGCGATCACCAAGGCCCCGAAGAACAAGGCGAAGATCAAGGGCACGACCAAGGTGTACGTGAAAGCCTCGGACGGCAGCGGGATCGCGCGGGTCGAGTTGATCGCGAATGGGAAGGTCGTGGCCCGGGACTACACCGCGGGCTACCTGCTCGGCTTCGACGCCAGTAAGCAGAAGAAGACGATGAAGGTTCAGGTCAGGGCGTACGACAAGCTCGGCAACGTGAAGTACACGAGCACCCGGACCTGGTACCGGAAGTAGGGTTCAGCCGCGGGCGGTGTGCGAGCGGGTCAGGCGCATCGCCCCCGGTTCGGCCTGCGACCAGGGCTGGTCGCCGCTGTGTACGGCCAGTCCGGAGGTGCGCATCTCGACGACCGTGCCGGTGTACTGCTCGTCCGGCACCAGCAGGGCGGACACTTCGGACATGGTCGGATTGTGGCCGACGACGAGGATCGTACGAATGGTGTCTGAAACGGCCCGGAGCAACTCGAAGACCTCGCCGCCGCGACCCAGATAGAGCGACTCCTCGTAGTGCACCTCGGGTGCCGGCCGGGGCTCGGGGCCGCTGCTCAGCGCGATGGCCGCGTTCTGCCAGGTCTGCCGGGTGCGCTTGGCGGGGGAGCAGATCACCAGGTCGGGGTGCAGTCGCTCGTCGGCCAGCCAGACGCCGGCCGCCTCCGCGTCGGCGACTCCGCGGGGCGCCAGGGCGCGGTCGTAATCGTCGAAGTCGCCGGGGGTTTCGGCCTTGGAATGGCGCAGCAGGATGAGCGTCCGCGTGGTCATCGGTACAGCTTGCCTGATTGGAATGTCATGCGGGCGGGTAACGCTCGATCGACGCATTCACCACGGTCGAGCGGCGGCGCCCGGCCGGGCGGACACCAATCGAGGAGGGTCCGATGGGCATCGGCGCAAGCATTTTCCTGCTGGCTCTGGGGGCGATCCTGGCGTTCGCCGTGGAGGCGGACATCAGCGGTCTCGACATCGGCGTGATCGGCTGGATCCTGATGCTGGCCGGGCTGGCCGGTCTGGTCATCACGCTGGCGTTCTGGGGTAACCGTCGCCGTACCGTGGTGACTCGTACCCGGCAGCCGGTCGCCGGAGCCGATTACACCGAGTATCGCGAGGTCCGACAGGACGACGTCCCGCCGCCGCCTCCCCCGGCGTACTCCTGAGATGTGCGAAGGCCCAGGCTGATGCCTGGGCCTTCGCTCACGCGTACAGGGCGAAGTAGACCGCGATGTGGTGGCAGATGGCGGCCACCAGCGTGCACGCGTGGAAGAACTCGTGGTGCCCGAAGACGGTGGGCCAGGGGTTGGGCCGGCGCAGCGCATAGAAGACGGCGCCGACCGTGTAGATCGCGCCGCCCACGATGAGCAGGACCAGGCAGGTCACCCCGCCGACGTGCAGCACCTCCGGGATGATCGCGACGGCCACCCAGCCGAGTGCCACGTAGAGCGGGGCTCCCGCCCATCGGGGCAGGTGCGGCCAGACCATCTTCAGCGCGACGCCGCCGATGGCGCCGCCCCAGACCAGGCTGAGCAGGACGACCTGCTGCGTGCCCTCCAGGAGCAGGACGCAGAACGGCGTGTAGCTGCCGGCGATGAAGATGAAGATCATCGAATGGTCGGCGCGCCGCATGATCTGGTAGCCGCGCTCGCTCCAGACCCGGCGGTGGTAGAGCGCGCTGGTCCCGAAGAGCCCGCACACCGTGACGCTGTAGAGCAGGCAGCTCACGAACGGGGCGATGCCGGGGCGGCTCAGCGCGATCGAGCTGAGCACGATGCCGCAGACCGCGGCGACGAAGAACGCGTACTGATGTAACCGGCCGCGTAGTCGCGGCTTGCCGAGGTCGGTCGGCGACATCCGGAACGGGGCTGAGGTCGTCACGTCACCCAGGTTACGGCACCGTAGGTTACTAACGGGTAGTGACGCAGGATACGGTTGACGCTGCCGGATGATTTCCCCATGAAGATACGACGGGTGGGGACCGCCGGTTTGCTGATCGAGTGCCCGGACGCCCAACGGGTCGAGGATTGGCGGGCTGAGCTGTGGAAACGTCGTGCCACCGGTGAGCTGCGGGTGGCGGAGATCGTGCCCGGCGCCCGTACCGTGCTGCTCGACGGAGCGGCTCCCGGGACCGCGGAGGCCCTGCCCGGATGGGAGCCGGCGCCCGGCAGAATTCAGGCCGAAGGGCCCCTCGTGGAGATCCACACAGTCTTCGACGGCGAGGATCTGGAATCGGTCGCCGACCTGTGGGGGGTCACCGTGGACACGGCCGTGCGCCGCCTGGTCGAGACGCCGCTGAGCGTCGCCTTCTCCGGCTTCGCGCCCGGTTTCGCCTATCTGCGCGGGCTCGCCGACGAGTGGGCGGTCCCCCGGCTCGCCGCTCCGCGGCCTCGCGTGCCGGCCGGATCGGTCGCCCTCGCGGGTGGCTACGCGGGCATCTATCCCACGGCCTCGCCGGGCGGGTGGCGGCTGGTCGGCCGGACGGATCAAAACCTCTTCGATGTACGACGTGAGCACCCGGCTCTCCTTACCCCCGGGACCCGGGTACGACTGGTGGCGATGTGATCACCGTGCTGCGGGCCGGCCCGCTCACCACGGTGCAGGACCTGGGCCGGCCGGGGTGGGCGCATCTGGGCGTACCCCGCTCGGGTGCCCTCGACGCGCCCGCCCTGCGGCTCGCCAACCGTTTCGTCGGCAACCCCGACGACGCCGCCGGGCTGGAGACCACGATGCTCGGCTGCACCCTGCGTTTCGAGCGGCCCGCGCTGGTCGCCGTCACCGGTGCGGTCGCCGACATCGACGTCGACTCCCGGCCGGTCGAGCGGCTCCGTGGCTGCCAGCTCTTCGAAGTGCCGGCCGGTGGGGTGGTCGACGTGAAGCGGGCCACCCGGGGAGTGCGCTCCTACCTCGCGGTGGCCGGCGGGATCACGGTCGAACCGGTGCTGGGCAGCCGCTCGACGGACACGCTCTCCGGACTGGGCCCGGCCCGCCTGGCGGACGGGGACACACTGCCGGTCGGCGTCCCCGCGGCGGCGCCCATGCTGGTCGGGGAGCCGGCACGGCCGGGCGGGGAACTGGTTCTCGGGATCCGCCTCGGGCCGCGCGACGACTGGTTCGACACGAAAGGGCTGTTCGGATCCCCGTACCGAATCAGCCCGTTGAGCAACCGGGTCGGAAGCCGGCTGGCCGGCACCGCCCTGACCCGCACCCGGGCCGGCGAATTGCCCTCCGAGGGCGTGGTGCTCGGCGCCGTGCAGGTCCCGGCGGACGGGCAGCCGATCATCTTCCTGGCCGACCATCCCACCACCGGCGGGTATCCGGTCATCGGGGTGATCGACGACGTCGCGCCGCTGGCCCAGGCGCAACCGGGGACTACCGTGAGGTTCCGTGAGCTGGATTGACCTGAACGCGGACCTCGGCGAGGGCTTCGGCGCCTGGCGGCTGGGTGACGACGACGCCCTGCTGGACGTGGTGACCTCGGCGAACGTGGCCTGCGGCTTCCACGCCGGTGATCCGTCCACGATGCACCGGGTGTGCCGGACGGCCGTCGCGAAGGGCGTCGTGATCGGCGCCCAGGTCGGCTACCGGGACCTGGCCGGATTCGGGCGACGGCGGATCGACTACGACCACGACGAACTGCGGGACGACATCCTGTACCAGATCGGGGCGTTGGAGGCGTTCTGCCGGGTCGCGGGAGATCGGGTGCGATATGTGAAGCCGCACGGCGCCCTCTACAACACCGCGGCGGTCGATCCCGAGCAGGCGTCGGCCGTGGTGGACGCCGTGCTGGCCTATGACCCGGCGCTTCCCGTGCTCTGCCAGCCCGGCTCGGAGCTGGCCAGTCAGGCCCTGAACCGGGGCCTGACCGTCGTCGGTGAGGGCTTCGCGGATCGCGGCTACCTGCCGGACGGGCGTCTCGTGCCGCGTTCCCGGCCGGACGCGCTGGTCCACGAGCCCGGTCAGGTGGTCCAGCGGGCGGTGCGGATGGCCGCCGACGGTTCGGTGACGGCCGTCGACGGCTCCGCGGTGCCCTGCCCGGTCCGGTCGATCTGCCTGCACGGCGACACACCGGGCGCGGTCGAGTTGGGCCGGGCCGTACGGGACGGACTCCGTGCCGCGGGGCTGGAGGTCCGTCCCTTCACCGGTGACCGTTAGGGGTTACCCGTCCATGCCGCGGAGGATCAGCGGCAGCCGGTCGGGCCCGCTCGGGTCGATCACGATCGGCACGCCCCAGTCCTGACGGGTCAGGTGGCAGGCGCCGAACTCGGCATCCACATCGCACGTCGCGGCCTGGGCGACGACCTGGAGCACGCCCTTCGGCACGTCCGGGTTGAGCACGATTTTTCGCGACAAGTCGGTGGTGGTGCCTTCGCCGTCCAGCAGCAGTTCGGCCGGGGACGCCGACACCACCAGCCGCAGCGGCGACCCGAACTGGAAGTCCAGCTTCTGGCCCGGCGCGGGCGTGAAGATCACGTCGAGGGTGACCTCGCCCGGGGCCAGGTGCGACGGCGGGCGCTCGGTTCTGTGCCGCTCCCCGCTGACCGTCTTCACCACACCCGGGGCCAGGCGGATCAGCCGGTGCGCGGCCGACTCCACCACGATGACCTGCCCGCCCCTGGTCACCAGGACATCGCTGGGCTCGGCGACACTCGCATCCACCGTGGACACCTCGGCCTTCACCGGGTCGAAACGGCGGACCGCGCCGTTGTAGGTGTCCGCCACCAGCACCGAACCGTCGGCCAGCGCCGCCACACCGAGCGGGTGCTGGAACAGCGCCTCACCCGCCGGGCCATCCACGTGACCGAAATCGAACAGGCCCTGGCCGACCGCGGTGTGCATCACGCCGTCCTCGACATACCGCAGCGCCGACGTCTCACTGTCGGCGATCCACAGCCGCTTCCCGTCCGCGCTCACCGACAGACCGCTCGGCTGGGCCATCCACACATCCGGCAACGGGCCGTCCCGCAGCGCCTCGACCGTGGTGCCCGCGTAGACGCCGACCGTGCGCTTGATCGGATCGAACCACCACAGCTGGTGGATGCCGGCCATTGCGATGATCACGCGGTCGTCGTACCA includes these proteins:
- a CDS encoding Ig-like domain-containing protein, which encodes MTKAPKNKAKIKGTTKVYVKASDGSGIARVELIANGKVVARDYTAGYLLGFDASKQKKTMKVQVRAYDKLGNVKYTSTRTWYRK
- a CDS encoding SixA phosphatase family protein, translated to MTTRTLILLRHSKAETPGDFDDYDRALAPRGVADAEAAGVWLADERLHPDLVICSPAKRTRQTWQNAAIALSSGPEPRPAPEVHYEESLYLGRGGEVFELLRAVSDTIRTILVVGHNPTMSEVSALLVPDEQYTGTVVEMRTSGLAVHSGDQPWSQAEPGAMRLTRSHTARG
- a CDS encoding DUF6458 family protein; this encodes MGIGASIFLLALGAILAFAVEADISGLDIGVIGWILMLAGLAGLVITLAFWGNRRRTVVTRTRQPVAGADYTEYREVRQDDVPPPPPPAYS
- the trhA gene encoding PAQR family membrane homeostasis protein TrhA → MTTSAPFRMSPTDLGKPRLRGRLHQYAFFVAAVCGIVLSSIALSRPGIAPFVSCLLYSVTVCGLFGTSALYHRRVWSERGYQIMRRADHSMIFIFIAGSYTPFCVLLLEGTQQVVLLSLVWGGAIGGVALKMVWPHLPRWAGAPLYVALGWVAVAIIPEVLHVGGVTCLVLLIVGGAIYTVGAVFYALRRPNPWPTVFGHHEFFHACTLVAAICHHIAVYFALYA
- a CDS encoding 5-oxoprolinase subunit B family protein, which codes for MKIRRVGTAGLLIECPDAQRVEDWRAELWKRRATGELRVAEIVPGARTVLLDGAAPGTAEALPGWEPAPGRIQAEGPLVEIHTVFDGEDLESVADLWGVTVDTAVRRLVETPLSVAFSGFAPGFAYLRGLADEWAVPRLAAPRPRVPAGSVALAGGYAGIYPTASPGGWRLVGRTDQNLFDVRREHPALLTPGTRVRLVAM
- a CDS encoding 5-oxoprolinase subunit C family protein — protein: MITVLRAGPLTTVQDLGRPGWAHLGVPRSGALDAPALRLANRFVGNPDDAAGLETTMLGCTLRFERPALVAVTGAVADIDVDSRPVERLRGCQLFEVPAGGVVDVKRATRGVRSYLAVAGGITVEPVLGSRSTDTLSGLGPARLADGDTLPVGVPAAAPMLVGEPARPGGELVLGIRLGPRDDWFDTKGLFGSPYRISPLSNRVGSRLAGTALTRTRAGELPSEGVVLGAVQVPADGQPIIFLADHPTTGGYPVIGVIDDVAPLAQAQPGTTVRFRELD
- a CDS encoding LamB/YcsF family protein codes for the protein MDLNADLGEGFGAWRLGDDDALLDVVTSANVACGFHAGDPSTMHRVCRTAVAKGVVIGAQVGYRDLAGFGRRRIDYDHDELRDDILYQIGALEAFCRVAGDRVRYVKPHGALYNTAAVDPEQASAVVDAVLAYDPALPVLCQPGSELASQALNRGLTVVGEGFADRGYLPDGRLVPRSRPDALVHEPGQVVQRAVRMAADGSVTAVDGSAVPCPVRSICLHGDTPGAVELGRAVRDGLRAAGLEVRPFTGDR
- a CDS encoding NHL domain-containing thioredoxin family protein, translated to MEFRVRAPELKGRGWLNTGGKALTLADLRGKILVLDFWTFCCINCLHVLDELRPLEEKYGDALVVIGVHSPKFEHERDPVALAAAVERYGVHHPVVDDGDMHIWQQYAAKAWPTLSVVDPAGYLVASMAGEGHAEGLSRLIDELIVKHEADGTLHRGDGPYVPPPAPESLLRFPGKAIELPNGNLLVSDSARHSLAELSADGETLVRRFGSEVRGEPFSEPQGLVLLPEAVAGTAGYDVVVADTVNHQLRGLNLETGEITLVAGSGRPWRSAVDDHAHDSLAADLSSPWDLAWYDDRVIIAMAGIHQLWWFDPIKRTVGVYAGTTVEALRDGPLPDVWMAQPSGLSVSADGKRLWIADSETSALRYVEDGVMHTAVGQGLFDFGHVDGPAGEALFQHPLGVAALADGSVLVADTYNGAVRRFDPVKAEVSTVDASVAEPSDVLVTRGGQVIVVESAAHRLIRLAPGVVKTVSGERHRTERPPSHLAPGEVTLDVIFTPAPGQKLDFQFGSPLRLVVSASPAELLLDGEGTTTDLSRKIVLNPDVPKGVLQVVAQAATCDVDAEFGACHLTRQDWGVPIVIDPSGPDRLPLILRGMDG